The following proteins come from a genomic window of Gimesia chilikensis:
- a CDS encoding TolC family protein — MLRVWIILIAVCFEGCAATRQALTDSTPEPEASVVKIKPAEDSSKLQPRSTAAPVIYPESLAVAVDRVSPEAEASAVQQVASVSTSVDDLFSGKGTTPEEAVAGEFSVSKQLGSEFAASEQATNELTAEEFAMAPHLPPLPGMDFKPTARGLVLDEVINSVYASYPLLEAAIYSRDVAAGQQLESMGEFDHKLKAGSENQPMGYYQTYRQHVGLVKPLYQGGEAFAGYRIGRGSFEPWYLGRQTNEGGEFKAGFMVPLAKNREIDQRRAALWRATYGVDAVEPEIQAQLIDFVQQGSYAYWDWVAAGAKLVIADRILKLAEDRTDRIRSQVENGFLDPPELTDNLRLVAERRGKRALAERKLQQTAVKLSLYYRDANGDPVIPEASQVPDFPLLKQMDEAQVAMDAARALEQRPEIYSLDLLQRQLDIDYSEAENDCLPAVDLLMAGSKDMGYPSSYQNYKGPFELDAHLLVEVPLERRKARGKMQSVGGKLAQLNAKRQLTENKIVAEVEAAYAGLIGAFKQAKQADEAVGYAEDLARRERRNFEEGLSDLLKVTLREQYAFESAEKAVDAKLLYFQEQADYRAALAEDQL, encoded by the coding sequence ATGTTGAGAGTTTGGATCATCCTGATCGCGGTCTGCTTTGAAGGCTGTGCCGCTACCAGACAGGCATTGACTGATTCCACACCGGAACCAGAAGCGTCCGTCGTCAAAATCAAACCGGCTGAAGATTCCAGTAAACTTCAGCCCCGGTCAACTGCTGCGCCAGTAATTTACCCTGAAAGTCTGGCTGTGGCCGTCGATCGTGTCTCACCGGAAGCGGAAGCTTCTGCAGTACAACAGGTCGCCTCCGTCTCTACTTCCGTGGACGATCTGTTTTCCGGCAAAGGCACGACCCCGGAAGAGGCTGTCGCCGGTGAATTCTCAGTGAGTAAACAGCTTGGCAGTGAGTTCGCAGCCAGCGAACAGGCAACAAACGAACTGACCGCCGAAGAATTCGCGATGGCGCCGCATCTGCCGCCGTTGCCCGGAATGGACTTCAAACCCACTGCGCGGGGCCTTGTTCTGGATGAGGTTATCAACTCGGTCTATGCCAGCTATCCGCTTCTGGAAGCCGCCATTTATTCGCGTGATGTCGCAGCAGGTCAACAGCTCGAGAGCATGGGCGAGTTCGACCATAAGCTGAAAGCAGGCAGTGAAAATCAGCCCATGGGTTATTACCAGACTTATCGCCAGCACGTCGGCCTGGTGAAACCGCTCTACCAGGGGGGGGAAGCGTTCGCCGGATACCGGATCGGGCGGGGTAGTTTCGAACCCTGGTACCTGGGACGCCAGACCAACGAGGGTGGGGAATTCAAAGCGGGCTTTATGGTTCCTTTAGCCAAGAACCGTGAAATCGATCAGCGTCGCGCCGCTTTGTGGCGCGCCACGTATGGCGTTGATGCTGTCGAACCGGAAATCCAGGCGCAGTTGATCGACTTCGTTCAACAGGGAAGTTATGCCTACTGGGACTGGGTGGCTGCGGGAGCGAAACTGGTCATCGCTGACCGGATTCTCAAGCTGGCCGAAGACCGTACCGACCGGATTCGCAGCCAGGTGGAAAATGGTTTCCTCGATCCACCTGAGCTGACGGATAACCTGCGTCTGGTCGCCGAACGTCGAGGCAAGCGGGCACTGGCCGAACGTAAGCTGCAGCAGACTGCAGTCAAGCTTTCCCTTTATTATCGTGACGCGAACGGCGATCCCGTCATTCCGGAAGCCAGTCAGGTGCCTGATTTTCCCCTGTTGAAACAGATGGATGAAGCACAGGTCGCCATGGATGCGGCACGAGCGTTAGAGCAGCGTCCTGAAATCTACAGTCTCGATCTCTTACAGCGTCAGCTGGATATTGATTACTCCGAGGCGGAGAATGACTGTCTGCCCGCAGTGGATCTGCTGATGGCAGGTTCCAAGGACATGGGGTACCCCAGCAGCTACCAGAACTACAAAGGCCCCTTTGAGCTGGATGCCCACTTGCTGGTCGAAGTTCCCCTCGAACGTCGCAAAGCTCGCGGTAAAATGCAGTCGGTCGGCGGTAAGCTCGCCCAGCTGAATGCCAAGCGTCAGTTGACTGAGAATAAGATTGTAGCCGAAGTCGAGGCAGCATACGCCGGTCTGATTGGTGCTTTCAAGCAGGCCAAACAGGCTGACGAAGCCGTCGGTTATGCAGAAGACCTGGCCCGGCGAGAACGCCGTAACTTTGAAGAAGGTCTGTCCGACCTGTTGAAAGTGACTCTCCGCGAACAATACGCCTTCGAATCTGCGGAGAAGGCTGTCGACGCCAAACTGCTCTACTTCCAGGAACAGGCCGACTACCGGGCCGCACTGGCTGAAGATCAACTCTGA
- a CDS encoding DUF1559 domain-containing protein: MKLTSHSRAQDTRGFTLIELLVVIAIIAILIALLLPAVQQAREAARRSQCKNNLKQLALALHNYESAHRVFPPGSLGYPYVWSAHAQLLPFVDQGNLQGLLNYDVPPLNAFNSGSFDATEVGNNDTAARTRLPLMVCPSDKDAVPGSDYAGISYPACLGSGLNGSGTADDGSNSNADGVIFQRSKVRFRDVTDGTTNTVLFSEQLLGDGQNAAPATGDYRHRVIELSMGTQTTPAACTAASAPAWSGQRGAKWVNGHLADSMYNHWYGPNANVPDCQNGFHNFALVSARSAHTGGVQIALVDGSCRFVSENINLDIWRALATRAGGEVIGEY, encoded by the coding sequence ATGAAATTGACGTCTCATTCCCGCGCCCAAGATACGCGCGGATTCACCCTCATCGAATTACTGGTCGTGATCGCGATTATTGCGATTCTGATCGCACTACTGCTGCCTGCCGTCCAGCAGGCACGTGAAGCAGCGCGGCGGAGTCAGTGTAAAAATAACCTCAAGCAGCTGGCACTGGCGCTGCATAATTATGAATCGGCACATCGTGTCTTTCCTCCCGGAAGTCTTGGGTATCCTTATGTCTGGTCTGCGCATGCACAACTGCTGCCCTTCGTCGACCAGGGAAACCTGCAGGGCCTGCTCAATTACGATGTCCCCCCACTCAATGCCTTTAACTCGGGATCGTTTGATGCCACCGAGGTGGGCAATAACGATACGGCTGCCCGCACCAGGCTGCCTTTGATGGTTTGTCCCAGTGACAAAGACGCCGTTCCCGGATCCGATTACGCCGGGATCAGTTATCCCGCCTGTCTCGGATCCGGCTTGAATGGATCGGGGACAGCAGACGACGGCTCGAACAGTAACGCGGATGGCGTTATCTTTCAGAGATCAAAAGTTCGCTTTCGAGATGTCACCGATGGAACCACGAATACGGTTCTGTTTAGTGAGCAACTGCTCGGCGATGGACAGAACGCGGCACCTGCTACCGGCGATTATCGTCACCGGGTGATCGAGCTATCCATGGGAACACAAACCACGCCCGCCGCCTGTACGGCAGCTTCCGCACCCGCCTGGTCCGGTCAGCGTGGCGCCAAATGGGTGAACGGTCACCTGGCGGACTCGATGTACAATCACTGGTATGGTCCCAACGCGAATGTCCCCGACTGTCAGAACGGCTTTCATAACTTTGCCCTGGTCAGTGCCCGTAGCGCACATACCGGCGGAGTTCAGATCGCTCTGGTCGATGGCAGTTGCCGATTCGTCAGCGAGAATATCAATCTCGATATCTGGCGTGCCCTGGCTACGCGTGCCGGCGGTGAAGTTATCGGAGAATATTAA
- a CDS encoding DUF4198 domain-containing protein, whose protein sequence is MKITFLTALLLCCTWQFAPVQAHDTWVESNTSLIRSGDAIYIDLKLGNHGNHHRDFKLASKIDLEGCTLDVLDPAGKAYDLKSTVIDTGYAPKEGYWKAKFVPAQKGLYLVSHSLDRVVNHGKPVRAIKSAKTFFVVSPQLDQVSLENPGFDRVLGHPLEIVPVVNPVTPMGPGKPLQVRVLFKGKPLADTTVSFVPRGETLKGDFDDRYERHTDSEGLAEFTPRTGNQYLVVVHHTAADEKTEQYEQTAYAATLTVLVPELCPCCGE, encoded by the coding sequence ATGAAAATCACATTCCTTACCGCTTTGCTGCTCTGCTGCACATGGCAATTCGCCCCGGTGCAGGCACATGATACCTGGGTGGAATCCAATACCAGTCTGATCCGTTCCGGCGATGCGATTTATATTGACCTCAAACTGGGCAATCATGGAAATCATCACCGTGATTTCAAGCTCGCCAGTAAGATTGACCTGGAGGGTTGCACACTCGACGTGCTCGATCCCGCCGGTAAAGCATACGATCTGAAAAGCACCGTCATCGATACCGGTTACGCCCCTAAAGAAGGATACTGGAAGGCGAAGTTCGTACCCGCTCAGAAAGGATTATACCTGGTTTCGCATTCACTCGACCGGGTTGTCAATCACGGTAAGCCGGTACGTGCGATTAAAAGTGCCAAAACGTTTTTCGTCGTCAGTCCCCAACTGGATCAGGTTTCTCTGGAGAATCCCGGCTTTGACCGCGTGCTGGGACATCCCCTCGAAATTGTTCCCGTTGTAAATCCCGTGACACCCATGGGACCGGGGAAGCCGCTTCAGGTCCGTGTTCTGTTCAAAGGCAAGCCCCTGGCGGATACGACCGTCTCCTTTGTACCCCGTGGAGAAACTCTCAAAGGTGATTTTGACGATCGCTATGAACGTCATACCGATTCAGAGGGACTGGCTGAATTCACTCCGCGGACGGGCAATCAGTATCTCGTCGTTGTGCATCACACCGCGGCGGATGAAAAGACCGAACAGTACGAGCAAACCGCGTACGCAGCCACACTCACAGTGCTGGTTCCTGAGCTCTGTCCCTGTTGCGGCGAGTAA
- a CDS encoding efflux RND transporter permease subunit, translating to MVNHIIEWSLNNRFIVMLLALVILGLGVFSASTIPLDAVPDLTNVQVQILTNSPALGPVEVEQFITFPVENAMSGVPNVEEIRSISRFGLSAVTVAFKDGTDIYWARNLLNERLLQARENIPPGMGTPELGPIATGMSEIYQFEVRSEVEDQYSLSELRTILDWQIAFQLRSVPGVIEVNTFGGELKTYEVQIDPAKLQNYEISLSDVFQALEENNGNAGGGYITHGAEQRLIRGEGLVGSLDDIRTIVLDSREGTPIRVRDVAEVRFAPMLRQGAVTRDGDREAVIGMVMMIMGGNSRQVVADVKEKIAEIQKTLPKGVVIETFYDRTELVEKTIHTVAENIGLGVLLVIIMLFLLLGDVRAGLIVAAAIPLSAMSALIAMRYAGVSANLMSMGAVDFGVIVDGAVVMIENCVRRASHYQKEHGSDHIPLGVYRESAKEVGKPILFAGIIVIIVFIPILSLQGMEGKMFRPMAFVFMTALSSALIMSVTVMPVMASLFLARQMKERETFLVRWIKQAYQPLLSFAMLRPVLMFVSSIALFVVSVVLAAGFGMEFVPKLDEGDIAIQAARLPSISLETSIEMTKAMERTLLEFPEVETVVCKTGRPEIANDPMGVYQTDILVRMRPVSEWREGVTKLKLIEEMQQKLEDQVPGNSYSFTQPIELRVQELVAGVRSDIGISLYGDDLDELKRKGDEIVVALNKVPGAADVQAQQIAGLPYLRVIIRREQLARYGINARDVLNAVATVGGVSAGQVFEGQRRFPLQVRLSPDWRKEAKQLAELKIEDPQGRQIPISQLAEIKVEEGPVEISRDSIRRRLLIQSNVRGRDLAGFVAEAQQVVDRDVELPAGYTLRWGGQFENLQQASQRLAIAVPVALFLIFALLYMTFNSVKLAMLIYLNVPIAATGGILFLWVRDMPFSISAGVGFIALFGIAVMNGVVLIEHVRHLRHSGDSQRDAVVNGAMDRLRPVLMTASCGALGFIPMALSGSSGAEVQRPLATVVIGGLVTSTALTLLVLPTIYRWFEPKDVTPEPVDMKEFEH from the coding sequence ATGGTCAACCATATCATTGAATGGTCTTTAAACAATCGATTTATCGTGATGCTGCTGGCCCTGGTCATCCTGGGGCTGGGGGTCTTCTCTGCTTCAACGATTCCCCTGGATGCCGTCCCCGATTTGACGAACGTGCAGGTGCAGATTCTGACAAACTCCCCTGCCCTGGGACCGGTCGAAGTGGAACAGTTCATTACCTTCCCCGTGGAAAACGCGATGAGCGGTGTGCCGAACGTGGAAGAAATCCGTTCGATCAGCCGCTTCGGTTTGAGCGCCGTGACCGTGGCCTTTAAAGATGGTACCGACATCTACTGGGCGCGAAATCTCCTCAACGAACGCCTGCTGCAGGCACGCGAGAACATTCCCCCGGGAATGGGAACGCCCGAACTGGGCCCTATCGCTACGGGGATGAGTGAAATCTACCAGTTTGAAGTCCGTAGCGAAGTGGAAGATCAGTATTCACTCAGCGAATTGCGGACGATCCTCGACTGGCAGATCGCGTTTCAGCTGCGGAGTGTACCGGGCGTGATCGAAGTCAACACGTTCGGCGGTGAACTCAAAACCTATGAAGTTCAGATTGATCCCGCCAAACTGCAGAATTACGAAATTTCACTCAGCGATGTCTTTCAGGCACTCGAAGAAAATAACGGAAATGCCGGCGGTGGTTACATCACGCATGGAGCCGAACAAAGGTTGATTCGCGGCGAAGGTCTGGTCGGTTCGCTGGATGACATCCGCACGATTGTGCTGGACAGCCGCGAAGGGACCCCAATCCGGGTCCGCGATGTGGCGGAAGTTCGCTTTGCCCCAATGCTGCGTCAGGGAGCGGTCACCCGCGATGGTGACCGCGAGGCCGTAATCGGGATGGTCATGATGATCATGGGTGGAAACTCTCGCCAGGTGGTCGCGGACGTCAAAGAAAAGATAGCCGAAATCCAAAAGACACTTCCCAAAGGGGTCGTGATCGAAACATTCTACGACCGCACCGAACTGGTGGAAAAGACAATCCACACGGTTGCGGAGAATATCGGTCTGGGCGTGCTGCTGGTTATCATCATGCTGTTCCTGCTGTTGGGAGATGTGCGAGCTGGACTGATCGTGGCGGCGGCGATTCCGCTCTCGGCAATGAGCGCCCTGATCGCGATGCGTTACGCGGGCGTCTCAGCCAACCTGATGAGTATGGGAGCGGTCGACTTCGGCGTGATCGTCGATGGTGCCGTGGTGATGATTGAAAACTGCGTACGCCGGGCGTCACACTACCAGAAAGAGCATGGGAGTGACCACATTCCGCTGGGCGTCTATCGCGAATCCGCCAAGGAAGTGGGCAAGCCGATTCTGTTTGCCGGCATCATTGTGATCATCGTATTCATTCCGATCCTGAGCCTCCAGGGAATGGAAGGTAAGATGTTCCGCCCGATGGCGTTTGTATTTATGACGGCGCTCTCCTCGGCCCTGATCATGTCGGTCACGGTGATGCCTGTGATGGCATCCCTGTTCCTGGCGCGTCAGATGAAGGAACGCGAAACATTCCTGGTCCGCTGGATCAAACAGGCTTATCAGCCGCTACTGAGCTTTGCCATGCTGCGACCGGTGCTGATGTTTGTCAGTTCGATCGCCTTATTCGTTGTCAGTGTGGTCCTGGCTGCCGGCTTCGGTATGGAATTCGTTCCCAAACTGGATGAAGGCGACATTGCGATCCAGGCCGCCCGACTCCCCAGTATTTCGCTGGAGACATCCATCGAAATGACCAAGGCGATGGAGCGGACGCTGCTGGAATTTCCCGAAGTAGAAACGGTGGTCTGTAAAACAGGTCGTCCGGAAATTGCTAACGACCCGATGGGCGTTTATCAGACCGATATCCTGGTACGGATGAGACCGGTATCGGAATGGAGGGAAGGAGTCACGAAGCTCAAGCTCATTGAAGAGATGCAGCAGAAATTGGAGGACCAGGTTCCCGGTAACAGTTACAGTTTCACACAGCCGATCGAACTGCGCGTGCAGGAGCTGGTGGCCGGGGTTCGCTCCGATATCGGGATCAGCCTTTACGGGGATGACCTGGATGAACTGAAGCGGAAGGGAGACGAGATCGTCGTCGCGTTGAATAAGGTCCCGGGAGCTGCGGACGTTCAGGCACAACAGATCGCGGGTCTGCCTTACCTGCGGGTCATCATTCGCCGCGAGCAGCTGGCCCGCTACGGAATCAATGCCCGTGATGTGCTGAATGCTGTCGCGACCGTTGGTGGCGTGTCTGCAGGACAGGTTTTCGAAGGACAACGCCGGTTTCCGCTGCAGGTTCGCCTGAGTCCGGACTGGCGGAAAGAGGCCAAGCAGCTCGCGGAGCTCAAAATCGAAGATCCCCAGGGACGACAGATTCCGATTTCGCAACTCGCGGAGATCAAGGTGGAAGAGGGACCGGTGGAAATCAGCCGGGATTCCATTCGTCGTCGCCTCTTAATTCAGAGTAACGTGCGTGGCAGGGACCTGGCAGGCTTTGTGGCCGAAGCGCAGCAGGTGGTCGATCGGGATGTGGAATTGCCCGCCGGTTATACTCTGCGCTGGGGTGGCCAGTTTGAAAACCTGCAGCAGGCCAGTCAGCGACTGGCAATCGCGGTTCCCGTGGCGCTGTTCCTGATTTTCGCCCTGCTCTACATGACCTTCAATTCAGTCAAGCTGGCGATGCTGATCTATCTGAACGTGCCGATTGCGGCGACCGGGGGCATCCTGTTTCTGTGGGTCCGCGATATGCCGTTCTCGATCTCGGCCGGGGTCGGCTTTATCGCGCTGTTCGGGATCGCGGTCATGAACGGCGTGGTGCTGATCGAGCACGTACGTCACCTGAGGCATTCGGGAGACAGCCAGCGGGATGCGGTGGTCAACGGCGCGATGGACCGGTTGCGGCCCGTATTGATGACCGCGTCCTGTGGTGCCCTGGGATTCATTCCCATGGCCCTGTCCGGCAGTTCGGGTGCGGAAGTGCAACGACCTCTGGCAACCGTGGTGATCGGGGGACTGGTGACCTCGACGGCATTGACGCTGCTGGTACTGCCGACGATTTACCGCTGGTTCGAACCGAAGGATGTCACTCCAGAACCGGTTGACATGAAGGAGTTCGAGCACTGA
- a CDS encoding efflux RND transporter periplasmic adaptor subunit, whose amino-acid sequence MNQTTGQLPTQPVNASHKPVLFLVLAIIAIVAGVGIYQFRSHKSAADSAPAPEESQQTGTTSEQAPQKENSGPVTITLPESKWKVSGLQIEPVATGRFEETIRLTGKVSLNEDKVAHIYPMVEGSVDKVDVGLGQVVKANDLLVVVHSREIGQAKLDLYQARLQQEMAVVKDKIQQEIATNTRQLLAALRKREPINEIEERFRSRSMGDYRERLLMAYAGYLKSDADVERLEEPTKSGAVAFKQLHAAKSSRNADLAAFQARIEQIEYELKTSLLLSSQSVKEASTRVAVAATSLRILGCDEQEIQTINPEQQGAAISHYFVRAPINGTIISKDVTLKEQIRPQSQIFSIADLSTVWITADIYEKNLPLLASLSGKPVRVFNEAWPDRSFQARIFYTGEIMDEKTRTVAMRAIADNPDHLLKPGMFVNIEFESGSEQELVIVPRSALQEHEGQDFVFVHTGEGEFEKRLIKPGKQNETTAVILEGLKPGERVVLQGGFILKSKMLEDLMGEE is encoded by the coding sequence ATGAACCAGACGACAGGTCAATTACCGACACAGCCAGTCAACGCCAGCCACAAACCGGTATTGTTTCTCGTACTCGCGATCATCGCGATTGTCGCCGGTGTGGGGATTTACCAGTTCCGTTCACACAAATCAGCCGCCGACTCAGCCCCGGCTCCGGAAGAATCACAGCAGACCGGGACCACCTCAGAACAGGCACCTCAGAAAGAGAATTCCGGGCCCGTCACCATCACGCTCCCCGAATCGAAGTGGAAGGTTTCCGGTTTGCAGATCGAACCGGTTGCCACGGGTCGCTTTGAAGAGACGATTCGCCTGACAGGTAAAGTCTCTTTGAACGAAGATAAGGTGGCTCACATTTACCCGATGGTCGAAGGCTCCGTTGACAAAGTTGACGTGGGACTGGGCCAGGTGGTTAAGGCCAACGATCTGCTGGTGGTCGTACACAGCCGGGAAATCGGCCAAGCGAAACTGGATTTGTACCAGGCACGACTGCAGCAGGAAATGGCGGTGGTGAAAGACAAGATCCAACAGGAGATCGCGACAAACACGAGGCAGTTACTGGCGGCATTACGCAAGCGGGAGCCGATCAACGAAATTGAAGAACGGTTTCGCAGCCGCAGCATGGGCGATTATCGGGAACGACTGTTAATGGCGTATGCCGGTTATCTCAAATCCGATGCCGATGTCGAACGTCTGGAAGAACCGACCAAATCCGGAGCAGTCGCTTTCAAACAGCTGCATGCCGCCAAGTCCAGCCGCAATGCCGACCTGGCTGCGTTCCAGGCACGAATCGAACAGATTGAGTATGAACTCAAAACGTCTCTGCTGCTGTCCTCGCAGTCGGTCAAGGAAGCATCTACCCGGGTGGCTGTGGCTGCCACCAGCCTGCGAATTCTGGGCTGTGACGAGCAGGAGATTCAAACCATCAATCCGGAACAACAGGGAGCTGCGATTTCGCATTATTTTGTCCGGGCCCCGATTAACGGAACGATCATTTCCAAAGACGTGACCCTTAAAGAACAGATTCGCCCCCAGAGCCAGATTTTCAGTATCGCCGATCTGTCCACGGTCTGGATCACTGCCGACATTTATGAAAAGAATCTGCCGCTACTCGCCAGTTTGTCGGGAAAACCGGTACGGGTCTTCAACGAAGCGTGGCCGGACCGCTCCTTCCAGGCCCGGATCTTTTACACCGGGGAAATCATGGATGAAAAGACACGGACCGTCGCGATGCGGGCCATTGCAGACAATCCAGATCATCTGCTCAAGCCGGGTATGTTCGTCAACATTGAGTTCGAATCGGGCTCCGAGCAGGAACTGGTCATCGTGCCCCGCTCTGCACTGCAGGAACACGAGGGCCAGGACTTTGTATTTGTGCACACGGGTGAGGGCGAGTTCGAAAAGCGCCTGATTAAGCCGGGCAAACAGAATGAAACCACCGCGGTCATTCTGGAAGGTCTGAAGCCGGGCGAACGTGTGGTGCTGCAGGGGGGCTTCATCCTGAAGTCGAAGATGCTCGAAGACTTAATGGGTGAGGAGTAA
- a CDS encoding TolC family protein, which translates to MNRSLTQKEAEPKKPLVAALEKAEAKAQDRETDELDALEEEFVSTVSLDSTDGSSEKSESIKLIDAEEQLYPSPLEPIQAPAVGEQAVLAGGMTLDQLEAIALENNPAIQELAATTQKAAGFREQVTTRPNPTVGYQAQQLADRGTDQHLAYVEREFVTGNKLELNNRVLNATLAAQLQELEAQRFRVRTDIQIRFYQALALQRQLDLIREFSEVAEKGVDFAQQRMEAGEGTRVDILQSKILLNEVQLTQRQTQARLAAVWREIAALSGVPEMEYSRLEGTLPSESGIVDWEGLASNIVTSSPEYAAAHDRISRAYAALERQEVQPIPNMTAQLGAGVDYGTNSGMLNLQIGVPLPISNKNLGNIDAANAEICRAQMEAQRIKNSIEERLAVVSKEYDTATAAIDLYSNDILPSAKESLDLANQAYQAGEVGFVQILLARKTFFDTNLKYVDAQAQLAGAQSKIDGFVLTGGLNSVRDDSGDSSLRDQTFSQQ; encoded by the coding sequence ATGAACCGCTCCCTCACGCAAAAAGAGGCTGAGCCCAAAAAGCCACTCGTCGCCGCCCTTGAGAAAGCAGAGGCCAAAGCTCAGGACCGGGAGACGGATGAGCTGGACGCCCTGGAAGAGGAATTCGTTTCCACCGTCAGCCTTGATTCGACTGACGGCAGCTCTGAGAAATCGGAATCGATCAAACTCATTGACGCCGAAGAGCAGCTGTATCCGTCGCCGCTGGAACCCATCCAGGCACCCGCAGTGGGAGAACAGGCCGTGCTCGCGGGGGGCATGACTCTGGATCAACTTGAAGCGATCGCCCTGGAAAACAACCCGGCCATTCAGGAACTGGCAGCCACAACACAGAAAGCAGCCGGATTCCGGGAGCAGGTCACCACGCGTCCCAACCCGACCGTAGGCTACCAGGCGCAGCAGTTGGCCGACCGTGGAACGGACCAGCATCTGGCTTATGTCGAGCGGGAGTTCGTGACTGGGAACAAACTGGAATTGAATAACCGGGTGTTGAATGCCACCCTGGCTGCCCAGCTCCAGGAGCTCGAAGCCCAGCGGTTCCGCGTCCGGACCGATATTCAGATTCGCTTCTACCAGGCACTGGCCCTGCAGAGACAGCTGGACCTGATCCGCGAATTTTCAGAGGTCGCAGAAAAAGGGGTCGATTTCGCCCAGCAGCGGATGGAAGCCGGCGAGGGAACCCGCGTCGATATTCTGCAATCCAAGATTCTCTTGAACGAGGTTCAGCTGACACAGCGACAGACGCAGGCCAGACTGGCTGCCGTCTGGAGAGAAATCGCAGCATTGTCCGGGGTTCCCGAAATGGAATACTCACGCCTGGAAGGAACACTGCCGTCTGAATCGGGGATCGTCGACTGGGAAGGCCTGGCGTCAAACATCGTCACGTCCAGTCCGGAATACGCGGCAGCCCACGACCGGATTTCCCGCGCCTATGCAGCCCTCGAACGACAGGAAGTTCAGCCGATTCCCAACATGACCGCCCAACTGGGAGCCGGGGTCGACTATGGTACGAACTCGGGGATGCTCAACCTGCAGATTGGCGTTCCCCTGCCGATCAGTAATAAAAACCTGGGGAACATTGACGCCGCGAATGCAGAAATCTGTCGCGCCCAGATGGAGGCTCAGCGAATCAAGAACTCGATCGAAGAACGCCTGGCCGTCGTCTCCAAAGAGTACGATACCGCAACCGCCGCCATCGATCTGTATTCGAACGACATTCTGCCCAGTGCCAAAGAGTCACTGGACCTGGCGAATCAGGCTTACCAGGCGGGTGAGGTCGGCTTCGTGCAGATCCTGCTGGCCCGGAAAACCTTCTTTGATACGAACCTGAAGTACGTGGATGCACAGGCACAACTGGCCGGAGCCCAGTCCAAGATCGACGGCTTTGTACTGACCGGTGGTCTCAACAGCGTGCGGGATGACAGCGGCGACTCCAGCCTGCGGGATCAGACCTTCAGCCAGCAGTAA
- a CDS encoding superoxide dismutase family protein has translation MKYFLVCAVTAVLPLGTSLLAVNDDHDHKEHKLTRAVAVVQPTQKFKTAGVIHLEQKDGKVSITGKVKGLTPGKHGFHIHQYGDLSADDGSSAGGHYAPKGHEHGGPHKAQHHAGDLGNIVADENGVAMIDKQSDDFELSDVVGRAFVVHAGTDDLTSQPSGDAGARAGLAVIGISK, from the coding sequence ATGAAATATTTTCTCGTCTGCGCCGTCACCGCGGTGCTCCCCTTGGGGACCTCGTTACTGGCCGTGAACGATGATCACGACCATAAAGAACACAAGCTGACCCGCGCTGTCGCGGTGGTTCAACCTACTCAGAAATTTAAAACGGCGGGTGTGATTCATCTCGAACAGAAAGACGGCAAAGTCTCAATTACAGGGAAGGTGAAAGGCCTGACCCCCGGAAAGCATGGATTCCATATTCACCAGTATGGTGATCTGAGTGCCGACGATGGCAGTTCTGCCGGTGGGCATTACGCACCAAAGGGACACGAGCATGGAGGCCCGCATAAGGCTCAGCACCATGCTGGTGATCTGGGAAATATCGTCGCAGACGAGAATGGCGTCGCCATGATTGACAAGCAGTCGGACGATTTTGAGCTGTCAGATGTGGTCGGACGTGCCTTTGTAGTCCATGCCGGCACTGACGATCTGACCAGCCAGCCATCCGGTGATGCGGGTGCCCGTGCGGGTCTCGCAGTGATTGGGATCAGTAAGTAG